The Chloroflexota bacterium genome window below encodes:
- a CDS encoding citryl-CoA lyase yields the protein MAPVQTSISQVFPDRILIRGYSLADLIGVYGFGDVVYLLLVGELPTGHEGGLIDAILVACVEHNINAPSTHTARVVANTGTSLQSAVAAGISAIGEHHGGAGEACARILQEALLTDPTAELDVLAGRIVADARHDGRRLPGFGHRFHDPDPRAERLLGLADQWSLSGRHVSLARAIEGALRSATGRSLPINVDGALAALISDLGIDWRHGKSLFLIGRSAGLVAHAYEETGTGKPFQFAERVDVSYIGPGERSVPAHPGD from the coding sequence ATGGCTCCAGTTCAAACGTCGATCTCCCAGGTGTTTCCCGATCGCATTCTGATACGCGGCTATAGTCTGGCCGATCTGATTGGGGTCTATGGATTTGGCGACGTGGTCTATCTACTCCTTGTTGGCGAACTGCCGACGGGCCATGAAGGAGGATTGATTGATGCCATTTTGGTGGCCTGTGTTGAACATAATATCAACGCGCCGTCCACCCATACGGCTCGTGTTGTCGCCAATACAGGGACATCCCTGCAGTCGGCTGTTGCGGCGGGCATCAGCGCCATTGGCGAGCATCATGGCGGTGCCGGGGAGGCCTGTGCACGTATCCTGCAGGAAGCTCTCCTGACCGATCCGACCGCGGAGCTTGATGTGTTGGCAGGGCGAATCGTGGCGGACGCGCGACACGATGGTCGCCGTTTGCCCGGCTTCGGGCATCGATTCCACGATCCCGATCCGCGAGCCGAGAGGTTGTTGGGGCTGGCCGATCAGTGGTCACTTAGCGGCCGCCATGTCAGCCTGGCTCGGGCCATCGAAGGCGCGCTGCGCAGCGCCACCGGTCGTTCGTTGCCCATCAATGTGGATGGCGCGCTGGCCGCGCTGATCTCGGATCTCGGTATCGACTGGCGCCATGGCAAGTCGCTATTCCTTATCGGGCGCAGCGCCGGTTTGGTCGCTCATGCCTACGAGGAGACAGGTACTGGAAAGCCATTTCAGTTTGCGGAGAGGGTTGATGTGTCGTATATTGGTCCTGGCGAAAGATCGGTGCCAGCACATCCCGGGGATTAG
- a CDS encoding phage tail protein, with protein MPTRRPMDHIGKNKFKIEINGVTVAAFTAVEGIEARTAVITYVDGNDMIVRKRPGRTTYSNIIFKRGYVNTDELWQWYKAVMDGQAERRSGSIIVLDEAGDEIFRYNFFEAWPCRWKSLELDAAAPGALIEELEVVVEKIERG; from the coding sequence ATGCCTACCCGACGACCAATGGATCATATTGGGAAGAATAAATTCAAAATCGAGATTAACGGTGTAACCGTCGCGGCCTTTACCGCCGTCGAGGGAATCGAAGCGCGTACCGCAGTGATTACCTATGTGGACGGCAACGACATGATTGTGCGAAAACGTCCTGGCCGAACGACCTATTCCAACATCATCTTCAAGCGGGGCTACGTCAACACCGATGAATTGTGGCAGTGGTACAAGGCAGTGATGGATGGGCAGGCCGAAAGAAGATCTGGTTCGATCATCGTATTGGATGAGGCTGGTGACGAGATCTTCCGGTACAACTTCTTTGAGGCCTGGCCTTGCCGCTGGAAGAGCCTGGAGCTCGATGCTGCGGCGCCCGGTGCCCTGATAGAGGAACTCGAGGTCGTGGTTGAGAAGATCGAGCGCGGCTAG